In the Polyodon spathula isolate WHYD16114869_AA chromosome 44, ASM1765450v1, whole genome shotgun sequence genome, TGGTTCTTTCGAAACTCCACAGGGTTACTCACTGATGACAGACACGGAGATGATGATAGCCAATAGCAGCAGAGCACAGATCCCCGTCGTtatgtacagcagtaaaatcgtcgcccccccccccccccccccccccccgaaagcGATTTCATGTTGATGTGAAGTCTCCACACTTACAGACGTCTTTCGATCCTTGCAATTCCGAGAACACTGATGCGCTTAGGTTGGTCACTTTTTCCTCCAATGCAGCAAACTTCCTGCCTATGttcatgtctttaaaataaacaaaacaaggttaTGTGACAAACGTGtctactagaagtctttctcagtgtcttcaattcagtgacaaacgtttccactagaagtctctcagtgtcttcagtataAATTCAATGActaacatttccactagaaggctttctcagtgtcttcagtgtcaattcaatggctaacgtttccactagaagtctttctcagtgtcttcagtgtgaattcaatggctaacgtttccactagaagtctttctcagtgtcttcagtgtgaattcaatggctaacgtttccactagaagtctttctcagtgtcttcagtgtgaattcaatggctaacgtttccactagaagtctttctcagtgtcttcagtgtcaattcaaagGGTAAATTTACGTTTTCTCAATGTATACTTTATATTACAATGTGTATTGATTACGCTCAGTTCTATCGGATGTCTTAAAGAATTACAAATTCATGTTTGTTAAAACACGTGGTTCTTTCGAAACTCCACAGGGTTACTCACTGATGACAGACACGGAGATGATGATAGCCAATAGCAGCAGAGCACAGATCCCCGTCGTtatgtacagcagtaaaatcgtccccccccccccccccccccccccgaaagcGATTTCATGTTGATGTGAAGTCTCCACACTTACAGACGTCTTTCGATCCTTGCAATTCCGAGAACACTGACGCGCTTAGGTTGGTCACTTTTTCCTCCAATGCAGCAAACTTCCTGCCTATGttcatgtctttaaaataaacaaaacaaggttaTGTGACAAACGTGtctactagaagtctttctcagtgtcttcagtgtcaattcaatggctaacgtttccactagaagtctttctcagtgtcttcagtgtcaaatTCAATGGctaatgtttccactagaagtctttctcagtgtcttcagtgtgaattcaatggctaacatttccactagaagtctttctcaatatcttcagtgtaaattcaatgacaaacatttccactagaagtctttctcaatatcttcagtgtaaattcaaagGGTACAAGCACTAGAAGTCACATCTTCAGAGTGGATTGCCAGGTGATCTTCAGAAAGGCGTCACAGAAGTCACAGTTAAGTCACTTTCATCTCAGGTGTCTTCAGTGAAAGTCACCGAAACGTCACAGTTACGTTTTCCCATTAAATGTATAAGAGTTACATCTAAAATCTGTTACACATAACTACTGCGAGTTCAAGATAGCCTACAGAATTTCTTAATGTTTAAGTACAAACAATTTTGTGCCACAAGAAAGCTTTGAGGGTGTCCCAATGAGTGACTACTGTCTGTGCCCTCTACACTAGATGTTATGTCGTAGCGTGTCTAGGGGCAGCAGATACATTTTTATGTCGTAATTTACGGCGCAGGGGGTGCGGTggggggtcccccccccccccccccccccgaaagcGATTGCATGTTGATGTGAAGTCTCCACACTTACAGACGTCTTTCGATCCTTGCAATTCCGAGAACACTGACGCGCTTAGGTTGGTCACTTTTTCCTCCAATGCAGCAAACTTCCTGCCTATGttcatgtctttaaaataaacaaaacaaggttaTGTGACAAACGTGtctactagaagtctttctcagtgtcttcagtgtgaattcaatggctaactgtttccactagaagtctttctcagtgtcttcagtgttttccactagaagtctttctcagtgtcttcagtgtcaattcaatggctaatgtttccactagaagtctttctcagtgtcttcagtgtgaattcaatggctaacgtttccactagaagtctttctcagtgtcttcagtgtgaattcaatggctaacgtttccactagaagtctttctcagtgtcttcagtgtcaattcaatggctaacgtttccactagaagtctttctcagtgtcttcagtgtcaattcaaagGGTAAATTTACGTTTTCTCAATGTATACTTTATTCAATGTGTATTGATTACGCTCAGTTCTATCGGATGTCTTAAAGAATTACAAATTCATGTTTGTTAAAACACGTGGTTCTTTCGAAACTCCACAGGGTTACTCACTGATGACAGACACGGAGATGATAATAGCCAATAGCAGCAGCAGTAAAATCGTCGCATTCCACACTTATCCCGAGAACACTGATGCGCTTAGGTTGGTCACTTTTTCCTCCAATGCAGCAAACTTCCTGCCTATGttcatgtctttaaaataaacaaaacaaggttaTGTGACAACGTGTCTaaagaagtctttctcagtgtcttcaattcaGTGAAAGTGTCCCCCCTTTCCGCAGTTGGGTTACCGCTACACTTCAGGGGGTGAATGTCTCCGAAAGTTACTTTTTAGGAAAGTTAAAGGCGTTCTTAAGTGACTGATGCAAAGGTCGAGAATCCACACCAGTTAAATGAAAAAGGGAGGTTCTGTGGTTCGACCGTCTGTCAATTTGCGAGTAAGTAGGCCATGAGACGTTGTTCTCTTACACTGTTCTATACAAGTCTTTCACCTAGAAATTTTTGAGGTGTGTGAGTTTACTGTCTGCCGTCCTCTACTGACTATCGGTTATCGTCGTCACGTGTTAGGTGGGACAAGCTAACGGTCAATCAGTGCCGATTGTTGCCAGGTGATTTTGACGGAGCAGTGGGGCAGGTGCTTTCCGACACCGCTGCTTGGCAAGTGCTTTCTACACCTTCAAGTCCCCGATTGCCCCAGCGCGTGATTCGAGACGAGTCACAGAAGTCACATTACGTTAGTTACTGATGCAACGGTGCCTAGCGAAAGCGTACCAGAAGAACACTAAGTCGTTTCCCGATTTACACAGGTGATCTTCAAGAAAGAGTTCCAGGGAAGTACCAGGTACGTTAGCCCAATTACAGTGAAAGAGTAATGGAACTTAATGTCACCCATACCTACTGCGAGTAAGGACCTTCAGATTCTTAATGTTTCCGTACACCCAATTTGGTCACAAGCAGTTTCTCAGtgaatgacaaacgtttccactagaagtctttctcagtgtcttcagtgtcaattcaaagGGTAAATTTACGTTTTCTCAATAGCATTGATTACGCTCAGTTCTAGGATGTCTTAAAGAATTACAGATGTTTGTTAAAACACGTGGTTCTTTCGAAACTCCACAGGGTTACTCACTGATGACAGACACGGAGATGATAATAGCAGCAGAGCTAACTAATGTAAGATAGCGAATTTTCTTAAGTTTAAGACAAACAAAATTTTGTGCACCAAGAACAGCTTGAGGTGTCCAAAATGAGTGACTACTTTATGGCCTCTACTAACTATGGTTATAAGCGTCTCGTGTGTTTCTTTATGGGGTAGTGCAATCCATGTCGTCATTTTAGGtcgtccgccccccccccccccccccccccccgaaagcGATTTCATGTTGATGTGAAGTCTCCACACTTACAGACGGCTTTCGATCCTTGCAATTCCGAAGAACACTGACGCGCTTAGGTTGGTCACTTTTTCCTCCAATGCAGCAAACTTCCTGCCTATGttcatgtctttaaaataaacaaaacaaggttaTGTGACAAACGTGTCTACTAGaaatctttctcagtgtcttcaatgtcaattcaatggctaacgtttccactagaagtctttctcagtgtcttcagtgtcaattcaatggctaatgtttccactagaagtctttctcagtgtcttcagtgtcaattcaatggctaacgtttccactagaagtctttctcagtgtcttcagtgtgaattcaatggctaacgtttccactagaagtctttctcagtgtcttcagtgtgaattcaatggctaacgtttccactagaagtctttctcagtgtcttcagtgtcaattcaaagGGTAAATTTACGTTTTCTCAATGTATACTTTATATTACAATGTGTATTGATTACGCTCAGTTCTATCGGATGTCTTAAAGAATTACAAATTCATGTTTGTTAAAACACGTGGTTCTTTCGAAACTCCACAGGGTTACTCACTGATGACAGACACGGAGATGATGATAGCCAATAGCAGCAGAGCACAGATCCCCGTCGTtatgtacagcagtaaaatcgtcgcccccccccccccccccccgaaagcGATTGCATGTTGATGTGAAGTCTCCACACTTACAGACGTCTTTCGATCCTTGCAATTCCGAGAACACTGACGCGCTTAGGTTGGTCACTTTTTCCTCCAATGCAGCAAACTTCCTGCCTATGttcatgtctttaaaataaacaaaacaaggttaTGTGACAAACGTGTCTACTAGAAATCTTTCTCAGTNNNNNNNNNNNNNNNNNNNNNNNNNNNNNNNNNNNNNNNNNNNNNNNNNNNNNNNNNNNNNNNNNNNNNNNNNNNNNNNNNNNNNNNNNNNNNNNNNNNNNNNNNNNNNNNNNNNNNNNNNNNNNNNNNNNNNNNNNNNNNNNNNNNNNNNNNNNNNNNNNNNNNNNNNNNNNNNNNNNNNNNNNNNNNNNNNNNNNNNNNNNNNNNNNNNNNNNNNNNNNNNNNNNNNNNNNNNNNNNNNNNNNNNNNNNNNNNNNNNNNNNNNNNNNNNNNNNNNNNNNNNNNNNNNNNNNNNNNNNNNNNNNNNNNNNNNNNNNNNNNNNNNNNNNNNNNNNNNNNNNNNNNNNNNNNNNNNNNNNNNNNNNNNNNNNNNNNNNNNNNNNNNNNNNNNNNNNNNNNNNNNNNNNNNNNNNNNNNNNNNNNNNNNNNNNNNNNNNNNNNNNNNNNNNNNNNNNNNNNNNNNNNNNNNNNNNNNNNNNNNNNNNNNNNNNNNNNNNNNNggctaacgtttccactagaagtctttctcagtgtcttcagtataAATTCAATGActaacatttccactagaaggctttctcagtgtcttcagtgtcaattcaatggctaatgtttccactagaagtctttctcagtgtcttcagtgtgaatttaatggcaaacgtttccactagtagtctcagtgtcttcagtgtgatttcaatggcaaacatttccactagaagagtctttctctcttcagtgtaaattcaatggcaaacgtttccactagaattctttctcagtgtcttcagtgtcaattcaaagGGTAAATTTACGTTTTCTCAATGTATACTTTATATTACAATGTGTATTGATTACGCTCAGTTCTATCGGATGTCTTAAAGAATTACAAATTCATGTTTGTTAAAACACGTGGTTCTTTCGAAACTCCACAGGGTTACTCACTGATGACAGACACGGAGATGATGATAGCCAATAGCAGCAGAGCACAGATCCCCGTCGTtatgtacagcagtaaaatcgtcgcccccccccccccccccccgaaagcGATTGCATGTTGATGTGAAGTCTCCACACTTACAGACGGCTTTCGATCCTTGCAATTCCGAGAACACTGATGCGCTTAGGTTGGTCACTTTTTCCTCCAATGCAGCAAACTTCCTGCCTATGttcatgtctttaaaataaacaaaacaaggttaTGTGACAAACGTGtctactagaagtctttctcagtgtcttcaatgtaaattcaatgacaagcgtttccactagaagtctctctcagtgtcttcagtgtgaattcaatggcaaacgtttccactagaagtctctctcagtgtcttcagtgttaattcaatggcaaacgtttccactagaaagtctctctcagtgtcttcagtgtgaattcaatggctaacgtttccactagaagtctttctcagtgtcttcagtgtcaattcaaagGGTAAATTTACGTTTTCTCAATGTATACTTTATATTACAATGTGTATTGATTACGCTCAGTTCTATCGGATGTCTTAAAGAATTACAAATTCATGTTTGTTAAAACACGTGGTTCTTTCGAAACTCCACAGGGTTACTCACTGATGACAGACACGGAGATGATAATAGCCAATAGCAGCAGAGCACAGATCCCCGTCGTtatgtacagcagtaaaatcgtcgccccccccccccctcccccccgaaAGCCCGATTGCATGTTGATGTGAAGTCTCCACACTTACAGACGGCTTTCGATCCTTGCAATTCCAAGAACACTGATGCGCTTAGGTTGGTCACTTTTTCCTCCAATGCAGCAAACTTCCTGCCTATGttcatgtctttaaaataaacaaaacaaggttaTGTGACAAACGTGtctactagaagtctttctcagt is a window encoding:
- the LOC121305650 gene encoding uncharacterized protein LOC121305650, translating into MANQTSAEFIHPFEVGEENPIWRKGMMSHMGSKYPRNKSSRLLYITTGICALLLLAIIISVSVINMNIGRKFAALEEKVTNLSASVFLELQGSKAVYMNIGRKFAALEEKVTNLSASVFSELQGSKAVYMNIGRKFAALEEKVTNLSASVFSELQGSKDVYMNIGRKFAALEEKVTNLSASVFFGIARIESRLHEHRQEVCCIGGKSDQPKRISVLGISVECDDFTAAAIGYYHLRVCHQ